The Arachis hypogaea cultivar Tifrunner chromosome 14, arahy.Tifrunner.gnm2.J5K5, whole genome shotgun sequence genome has a segment encoding these proteins:
- the LOC140178552 gene encoding protein MAIN-LIKE 2-like, whose product MFLLNQSNRNLMVRKLDPPLTWNPMVENYLRSTGFYHVSRIGLIRGFYPLLAALVERWRPETHLFVLPVGEVTVTLEDVAHIFDLPIDGEPVSGWTDSSSDFIQSQSIAIFGHPPALSSSSKSYIKLGWVRTIRDAEPLDTDEFIKRYVRCQIFCLLGSTLFTDKSTAYGNSKYGLRIK is encoded by the coding sequence ATGTTTTTGTTGAACCAGTCAAACAGGAATTTGATGGTTCGTAAACTGGATCCGCCGCTGACGTGGAATCCGATGGTTGAAAATTACTTACGCTCAACGGGCTTCTACCACGTTTCTAGGATTGGGTTGATAAGAGGATTTTATCCTTTATTAGCTGCTTTGGTGGAAAGGTGGAGGCCAGAAACTCATTTGTTTGTATTGCCGGTGGGTGAGGTTACTGTGACACTGGAAGATGTCGCTCATATATTTGACTTACCCATTGATGGAGAGCCTGTGAGCGGATGGACAGATAGTAGTAGCGACTTCATACAGAGTCAGAGCATTGCGATATTCGGTCACCCACCGGCTCTCAGTAGCTCTTCAAAATCTTATATTAAGTTGGGTTGGGTTCGGACTATTAGAGACGCAGAGCCATTGGATACCGATGAGTTTATTAAAAGATATGTCAGATGCCAGATTTTTTGTTTGTTGGGTTCAACCCTATTCACGGATAAGTCGACCGCATATGGAAATTCAAAATATGGTCTCAGAATTAAGTGA
- the LOC112742457 gene encoding uncharacterized protein, giving the protein MGTILQDHSKLDSDTVAEAIRPLVESDPSIKVKSIITEVQSRFNYTISYRKAWLTKQKSIAKVFGGWEDSYQALAWWLSVMTQKMPGSIVQIETRPLYNGTEEADGTLLVAVAQDGNQNIVPIAFALVEGETADAWHFFLRNLRKHVVRSDGVGYSRIVEEYNINYKRLEERGEAYARWCDAIGLRHWVLTFDEGHRWGHMTTNLVECINSILKGARNLPVLALVRATYYRLNEIFTRKSAETHERKRAGFNYSVFAQHRIEANIQRAGNIVVHRFDRRNEVFEVREMPNGKVLVERLPYRHVIACCANQRLDWQLYVHDVYRMTEVCKVYRFEFVPLGDAETWPAYQGPTLVANLALRRTSKGRPKLT; this is encoded by the exons ATGGGAACGATTTTACAGGATCATTCCAAGTTAGACTCGGACACAGTTGCTGAGGCTATAAGGCCATTGGTTGAGAGTGACCCGTCCATCAAGGTCAAATCTATAATTACGGAAGTCCAGTCAAGGTTTAACTACACCATCAGTTACCGAAAGGCTTGGTTGACAAAGCAGAAGTCCATAGCCAAAGTTTTTGGTGGTTGGGAGGATTCTTATCAAGCTTTGGCATGGTGGCTCTCGGTCATGACTCAGAAGATGCCTGGCTCAATAGTCCAAATAGAAACACGACCACTGTACAATGGGACTGAGGAGGCGGATG GTACACTTCTAGTTGCTGTTGCACAAGATGGAAACCAGAACATTGTGCCTATCGCCTTTGCCCTGGTGGAGGGCGAGACAGCTGATGCGTGGCACTTCTTTCTAAGGAATCTACGAAAGCATGTTGTTAGATCAGACGGCGTGG GGTATTCAAGGATAGTGGAGGAGTACAACATCAATTACAAGAGGTTGGAAGAGCGAGGCGAGGCATATGCCCGGTGGTGCGATGCCATTGGACTTAGACACTGGGTATTGACATTTGATGAGGGTCATCGATGGGGCCATATGACGACGAACCTTGTGGAGTGCATTAATTCAATTTTGAAGGGTGCCCGAAACCTCCCAGTGTTGGCACTCGTCCGAGCAACGTATTATCGGTTAAACGAAATTTTTACGCGAAAGAGTGCCGAGACTCACGAACGCAAGCGTGCTGGATTTAATTACTCTGTATTTGCACAACATAGGATAGAAGCAAACATCCAACGTGCTGGGAATATAGTTGTGCACCGGTTTGATAGACGGAACGAGGTGTTTGAGGTTCGTGAAATGCCTAATGGAAAGGTGTTG GTGGAACGACTACCATATCGACATGTTATTGCTTGTTGTGCAAACCAGCGACTTGATTGGCAGCTGTATGTGCATGATGTGTACAGAATGACAGAGGTTTGTAAAGTCTACAGATTTGAGTTTGTACCATTAGGCGATGCAGAGACATGGCCTGCTTATCAGGGACCCACATTGGTCGCTAATCTCGCCTTGAGGAGAACATCGAAAGGTCGTCCCAAGTTGACCTGA